TATCTTGATCATTTTGGAGCAGGAGGCACACATAATTTGGATTTTGAAAGAGACAGGGCTTTGAATCCGACAAAGTACTTGCTCGAAAGAAGAGAAAGCATAATAGACTATTTGACAGGAAAGAATCCAGCAGATATGGGAGACTTACAAAAAATAATATAAAGAATAATCAAAGGGCGGTTAAAATTTACCGTAAGGGTTTATTATTAAAGTGGATATCAAAATTAATACTATTCGTCAGTTAATAAATCTGGCAGAATTTGATGAGGCAGAACGTTTCCTTACAGAAGCTTTGAATCAAAATCCTAATTCGGTTGAGTTGCTTAATCTTAAGGCGGAACTTTCATTGAAACTTGGTTCAACTCTCTGGGAAAAAGGAGAAATTGATAGATCGCTTGATTATCTTATAAATGCATTAGAAATTAATCCCAATAACCGTGAAATTGTTCTTAAATGCGGAGAAGTATTGACAACTTTAGAACAAATTGAATCCGCAAAAAATCTTTATGAGGCCTATCTCAAAAAAAATCCAGATGATGAGGAAATAGCACACGCATTGAAGGGAATAGAGAAGATTTCTATACCTTTGAAACATAAGGATATCGAGGTTGATGTAGCTGATAAAAAGATTAAGGTTTCTGCTATAGTTTCCACTTACAACTCTGAGCGATTTATGCATGGATGCCTTGAAGATCTTGTGAATCAAACACTATATCAAAAAGGAGAACTTGAGATAGTAGTTATCGACAGTGGTTCACAGCAGAATGAGAAAAATATCGTTGATCAATTCAGAAAGCGTTTTAAAAATATAGTTTATTTACGTACTAAACGTGAGACCATCTATGCTTCATGGAATAGAGGCATTAAAATAGCATCTGGTAAATATATTACAAATGCCAATACTGATGACAGACATCGTAGCGATGCTCTTGAAGTTATGTCTGAGATACTTGACCAGAATCCACATATTGGTCTTATATATGCAGATGTTATAGTTACAGCGACAGAAAATGAAACATTTTCAAAACATACACCTATAGGCACATTCAGACAGCCGGATTATAGTAGAGAACTATTAACCCTTCAATGTTTTATAGGTCCTCAGCCCATGTGGAGAAAATCTCTTCACAAAAAATATGGATTCTTCGACAAGTCATTTACATCATCAGGAGATTGGGAATTCTGGCTTAGAATAGCCGAAGGAACAAATATGCTTCACATACCCGAATTACTGGGTCTCTTTTTACATTCTTCTAAAATTGCTGAATATAGAAATATCGAAAAAAGGGCTAAAGAGGATATAACGATATTTAGTAAATATATTCCTCGATATCTGGGCACTGTTCAGGATATAAAGCGTGCGATGTTAACTGCACAGACTTTTGAACAGAAAGGTTTTTTATGTTTGAACTATGCCCGTATTAAAAATATTTTAAGTTTTCTGATGAGTCAGGCTATTACCAAACCGGAAAGAGTATAATTATTAACAAGCACAAGAGAGATTGTTTATCCGAATCAAGTTTGGAATCGCAATGAAGAGTAAATGTTAAATGAAGAGATTGATTCGGTGCTATGCCCCTCGCAATGACGAATAAAGGAAGTGTCATTGCGAGTGACCGTAGGGAGCATGGCAATCTCAAGGTTTTCTTTTTTTTCTTTTAATTTCTTTAGGATATCTTTCTTCTATTTCTTTCAGAAAAGTATTAAAGTCTGACAAGTGTTTTTTAAGAACGCCGAAAATAATTGCATCATCTATTTTTTCATATCCATGAACAAGTATATTTCTGGTTCCAGCCATAGGAATGAGAAATCTTAAAGAACTTTCACTAATAATATTGTTTTCTGATAAAACGACGAATACCCCTTTATTATCTTCAGGCTCTCGCAGGCCTTCTTTTTTAATTATTATTTTTGCAATATCAATGCAGGCTTGTATAGCAACTTCGATATTCCTCTCTATGGCATCTTTAACAGTAATATCTTTCAGATACGTTTCAAAAGATATTTTTTTAAACTTTGATAATCTCCTAACCCTTTCTTGAATAACTGATATCTTTGCCTTAATTTCTTCCACTAACTTTATCCTTCTTTAATTCTCTGAGTTCTTCAATGAATGGCTTAAAATCATGATATTTATTATCCAAAGATACCTCGTATAA
The DNA window shown above is from Nitrospirota bacterium and carries:
- a CDS encoding glycosyltransferase — translated: MDIKINTIRQLINLAEFDEAERFLTEALNQNPNSVELLNLKAELSLKLGSTLWEKGEIDRSLDYLINALEINPNNREIVLKCGEVLTTLEQIESAKNLYEAYLKKNPDDEEIAHALKGIEKISIPLKHKDIEVDVADKKIKVSAIVSTYNSERFMHGCLEDLVNQTLYQKGELEIVVIDSGSQQNEKNIVDQFRKRFKNIVYLRTKRETIYASWNRGIKIASGKYITNANTDDRHRSDALEVMSEILDQNPHIGLIYADVIVTATENETFSKHTPIGTFRQPDYSRELLTLQCFIGPQPMWRKSLHKKYGFFDKSFTSSGDWEFWLRIAEGTNMLHIPELLGLFLHSSKIAEYRNIEKRAKEDITIFSKYIPRYLGTVQDIKRAMLTAQTFEQKGFLCLNYARIKNILSFLMSQAITKPERV
- a CDS encoding DUF86 domain-containing protein translates to MEEIKAKISVIQERVRRLSKFKKISFETYLKDITVKDAIERNIEVAIQACIDIAKIIIKKEGLREPEDNKGVFVVLSENNIISESSLRFLIPMAGTRNILVHGYEKIDDAIIFGVLKKHLSDFNTFLKEIEERYPKEIKRKKRKP